In Pelosinus sp. UFO1, one genomic interval encodes:
- a CDS encoding acyl-CoA carboxylase subunit beta translates to MSTTIEKIQEMQKYSDKIMAGGGAKRIEKQHAAGKMTARERIEKLLDSNTFVELDRFVTHRCTNFGMEKQEAPGEGVVTGYGTIEGRLVYVFAQDFTVVGGSLGEMHAAKIVKVQRLAVKMGAPIIGINDSGGARIQEAVDALSGYGKIFYENTLASGVIPQISVIMGPCAGGAVYSPALTDFIFMVKNTSQMFITGPQVIKSVTGEEVTAEELGGAMAHNSISGVSHFAAENEEDCLNQIRNLLSFLPANNLDNVPLIQTTDDSNRMEDSLVSVIPDNPNQPYDMKDVIQSIVDSGQFCEVHEHYAQNIITCFARFDGKTVGIIANQPKVMAGCLDVNSSDKSARFIRFCDAFNIPLVNLVDVPGFLPGTDQEFNGIIRHGAKMLYAYSEATVPKITVILRKAYGGSYLAMCSQDLGADQVLAWPSAEIAVMGPAGAANIIFRGDAEVAAKTEKYIEEFATPYKAAERGFVDIIIEPQQTRPYIITSLSMLESKRETRPAKKHGNIPL, encoded by the coding sequence TTGTCTACAACAATCGAGAAAATCCAAGAAATGCAAAAGTACAGTGACAAAATCATGGCAGGTGGCGGTGCTAAACGTATTGAAAAACAACATGCCGCAGGTAAAATGACTGCACGTGAGCGTATTGAAAAATTATTAGATTCAAATACATTTGTGGAGCTTGACCGATTTGTAACTCACCGTTGTACTAACTTCGGTATGGAGAAGCAAGAAGCTCCGGGTGAAGGTGTGGTAACAGGCTATGGTACAATTGAAGGTCGCTTAGTATATGTATTTGCACAGGATTTTACTGTAGTCGGTGGTTCCTTAGGAGAAATGCATGCTGCTAAAATAGTCAAAGTACAGAGACTTGCTGTAAAGATGGGCGCTCCTATTATTGGCATTAATGACTCTGGCGGTGCACGCATTCAAGAAGCAGTAGATGCACTTTCAGGATATGGAAAAATTTTCTATGAAAACACGCTAGCATCTGGAGTCATCCCTCAGATTTCAGTAATTATGGGACCGTGTGCTGGCGGTGCGGTTTATTCTCCTGCACTGACGGATTTCATTTTCATGGTAAAAAATACTTCACAGATGTTTATTACTGGACCACAAGTAATTAAGTCGGTAACAGGTGAAGAGGTTACAGCTGAGGAACTTGGTGGGGCTATGGCTCATAATAGTATTTCTGGGGTGTCACATTTTGCTGCAGAAAATGAAGAGGACTGCCTTAATCAGATTAGAAATCTCCTAAGCTTTTTACCTGCTAATAATCTTGATAATGTTCCTCTAATACAAACGACCGATGATTCCAACCGTATGGAAGACAGTTTGGTCTCAGTTATTCCAGATAATCCAAACCAACCTTATGATATGAAAGATGTGATACAATCCATTGTTGATAGTGGACAATTTTGTGAAGTTCACGAACATTATGCACAGAATATTATCACTTGCTTTGCACGTTTTGACGGTAAAACAGTCGGGATTATTGCTAACCAGCCGAAAGTAATGGCAGGTTGCCTTGATGTCAACTCATCGGACAAGTCTGCTAGATTTATTCGGTTCTGCGATGCTTTTAATATTCCTCTTGTTAATTTAGTGGATGTTCCTGGTTTCCTTCCTGGTACTGACCAAGAATTTAACGGGATTATAAGACATGGTGCAAAAATGCTTTACGCCTATTCGGAGGCAACTGTTCCCAAAATTACAGTGATCTTACGTAAAGCCTATGGAGGCTCATATTTAGCAATGTGTTCTCAGGATCTGGGTGCCGATCAAGTATTGGCATGGCCTAGCGCTGAAATTGCAGTAATGGGGCCTGCTGGTGCAGCAAACATTATTTTCCGAGGCGATGCAGAGGTTGCAGCAAAAACGGAAAAATATATAGAAGAGTTTGCTACTCCTTATAAAGCAGCTGAACGTGGTTTTGTTGATATTATTATTGAACCTCAACAAACCAGACCTTATATTATTACATCTTTAAGTATGCTTGAATCAAAACGTGAAACGCGCCCAGCTAAAAAACATGGGAACATACCCTTGTAA
- a CDS encoding response regulator, whose translation MIKVLIVDDDPMVAEFNRRYVELVEGFKIEAIVHSANEALEILNKVDVDLILLDIFMPGMNGLDLLIQLRQVGKGVDVIVITAACDRHSIKKALQFGAVDYIIKPFEFERLNSALLAYKGLAILMEDQDRLSQVELDQCVLYKEQPLSMQLPKGIDRNTLKVTWEQIKELDRSLFSTEEMAKYIGISRVSMRKYLEFLRQIGSLKLELIYGTVGRPVYKYRCVNSVNNHIKRYL comes from the coding sequence TTGATTAAAGTTTTGATTGTAGATGATGATCCGATGGTAGCAGAATTTAATCGTCGCTATGTAGAATTAGTGGAAGGATTTAAAATTGAAGCTATTGTCCATTCGGCTAATGAAGCACTTGAGATTTTGAATAAGGTTGATGTCGACTTAATTTTATTAGATATTTTTATGCCAGGCATGAATGGTTTGGACTTATTAATCCAACTTAGGCAGGTAGGCAAAGGTGTTGATGTAATTGTTATTACAGCTGCATGCGATAGACATAGTATAAAAAAAGCTTTGCAATTTGGCGCTGTAGATTATATCATTAAACCTTTCGAATTTGAGAGATTAAATTCTGCGTTACTTGCTTATAAAGGTCTTGCTATCTTAATGGAGGATCAAGATAGATTAAGCCAGGTTGAATTGGATCAATGTGTACTATATAAGGAACAACCTTTGTCCATGCAATTGCCGAAAGGTATCGATAGGAATACCCTAAAAGTAACATGGGAACAAATAAAGGAGTTAGATCGAAGTCTTTTTTCAACAGAGGAAATGGCTAAGTATATTGGAATATCTCGAGTTTCTATGCGTAAATATTTGGAGTTTCTGAGGCAGATAGGTTCTTTGAAGCTAGAACTCATCTATGGAACTGTAGGGAGACCTGTTTATAAATATCGATGTGTAAATTCTGTGAATAACCATATAAAACGTTATTTATAG